The Prochlorococcus marinus str. MIT 9301 genome window below encodes:
- the pgl gene encoding 6-phosphogluconolactonase, which produces MDEMIEKVKNGYTINLYKDKLELSTAVFKFIESHIIHTLKKKDRFKFCVSGGSTPKSVYKLLSKSDLRWDMVDVFLGDERCVDPNSELSNSLMLKNSLLKNFGSKAFFYEIFNDLNADDEATKNQFVSKLFEKCGSNPPTFDLTLLGLGDDGHTASLFPYQKNNNVDDFVIFNDGKGLKRISLTPKVLSASSKIVFLVSGASKRIALERLLDEKESPDRTPSKLIKSINQISIFCDLESAKELEI; this is translated from the coding sequence ATGGATGAAATGATTGAAAAGGTCAAAAATGGATACACCATAAATTTATACAAAGACAAATTAGAACTATCAACAGCTGTTTTTAAGTTTATTGAAAGTCATATTATCCATACTTTAAAAAAGAAAGACAGGTTCAAATTTTGTGTAAGTGGAGGTTCAACTCCTAAATCTGTTTATAAGCTTTTATCAAAAAGTGATCTTAGATGGGATATGGTTGATGTCTTTTTAGGGGATGAAAGATGTGTTGATCCAAATTCAGAATTGAGTAACTCGTTAATGTTGAAGAATTCATTGTTAAAAAATTTTGGATCGAAAGCTTTTTTTTATGAAATTTTCAATGATTTAAATGCTGATGATGAAGCTACAAAGAATCAATTTGTTTCTAAATTATTTGAAAAATGCGGATCAAACCCTCCAACTTTTGATTTAACATTATTAGGTCTCGGAGACGATGGTCATACAGCCTCACTATTTCCTTATCAAAAAAATAATAATGTAGATGATTTTGTTATTTTTAATGATGGTAAAGGTTTAAAAAGAATTTCACTAACTCCAAAGGTTCTATCAGCCTCATCAAAGATTGTATTTTTAGTAAGTGGAGCTTCTAAAAGAATTGCTCTTGAGAGGTTATTAGATGAAAAAGAGTCACCAGATAGAACACCATCAAAATTAATAAAATCTATTAATCAAATTTCAATATTTTGTGATCTGGAATCAGCAAAAGAATTAGAAATTTAG
- a CDS encoding CIA30 family protein: MSKKKFLFQKKEFDGWKTLNDTVMGGSSSAFCEISNSGLILKGNIVEKAGGFVSCRSSIYKPSLNVSEYSSFELNIDGQGRTFKFAVACEDDLLGLTEFIPGGLRWIKSFPTKKFGTTNVQIPYSDLKPSVRANKVRFPFKFKPSKIKRLQLLHSKFGDDGLLNNEFKQGSIKVLIKSISVI, translated from the coding sequence ATGAGTAAGAAAAAATTTTTATTTCAGAAAAAAGAGTTCGATGGTTGGAAAACATTAAATGATACTGTTATGGGCGGATCAAGTTCAGCTTTTTGTGAAATTTCAAATTCGGGTTTGATATTAAAGGGTAATATTGTCGAGAAAGCAGGAGGATTTGTTAGCTGTAGATCGTCTATATATAAACCTTCTTTAAATGTATCTGAGTATTCATCCTTTGAATTAAATATTGATGGACAAGGAAGAACTTTTAAATTTGCTGTCGCTTGTGAAGATGATCTACTAGGACTAACTGAATTTATTCCGGGTGGACTTAGATGGATTAAATCATTCCCAACAAAAAAATTCGGGACAACAAATGTTCAAATTCCTTATAGTGATTTAAAACCTTCAGTAAGAGCTAATAAAGTACGTTTTCCATTTAAATTTAAGCCATCTAAAATTAAAAGATTGCAACTACTACACTCTAAGTTCGGTGATGATGGATTACTTAATAATGAGTTTAAACAGGGTTCTATAAAAGTTTTAATTAAATCAATAAGTGTTATTTGA